The following proteins are encoded in a genomic region of Actinomadura sp. NAK00032:
- a CDS encoding D-alanine--D-alanine ligase family protein, translated as MSQVSKIRVAVVFGGRSSEHAISCVTAGAVMAAIDRDRYEVVPIGIARDGRWVLPPADLPLGIEGGRLPEVTGAGSALALPFDPDSRGLMVVRPGEVPDTLAEVDVVLPLLHGPYGEDGTIQGLLDLAGVRYVGAGVLASAVGMDKGYMKLVWQARGLPVGPYVLVGDREWRRERKRKIDEIKELGLADGAPVFVKPARAGSSMGITRVTDEADLEAAVEAAREHDPKVVVEAAIEGREVECGVLQGVDDGPPEASLPAEVLMAGEHDFYDFETKYLDGSTSMAVPPDLPPAAIEEVRRVAVQAFEALDCEGLARVDFFHTPDGRWVLNEINTMPGFTPASAFPQMWAATGLDYPALVDRLIQTALKRSTGLR; from the coding sequence ATGTCCCAGGTTTCTAAGATCCGCGTGGCCGTGGTCTTCGGCGGACGCAGCTCCGAGCACGCGATCTCCTGCGTCACCGCGGGCGCCGTCATGGCCGCCATCGACCGGGACCGGTACGAGGTGGTGCCGATCGGCATCGCCCGGGACGGCCGCTGGGTGCTGCCGCCCGCCGACCTGCCGCTCGGGATCGAGGGCGGCCGGCTGCCCGAGGTGACCGGGGCCGGCAGCGCCCTCGCGCTGCCGTTCGACCCCGACAGCCGCGGGCTGATGGTGGTGCGGCCGGGCGAGGTGCCCGACACGCTCGCCGAGGTCGACGTCGTCCTGCCGCTGCTGCACGGCCCCTACGGCGAGGACGGCACGATCCAGGGCCTGCTCGACCTCGCGGGCGTCCGCTACGTCGGCGCCGGGGTGCTGGCCAGTGCCGTCGGCATGGACAAGGGGTACATGAAGCTCGTCTGGCAGGCGCGCGGCCTGCCCGTCGGCCCGTACGTGCTGGTCGGCGACCGGGAGTGGCGGCGCGAGCGCAAGCGCAAGATCGACGAGATCAAGGAGCTGGGCCTGGCGGACGGCGCGCCGGTGTTCGTCAAGCCGGCCCGCGCCGGGTCGAGCATGGGCATCACCCGCGTCACCGACGAGGCCGACCTGGAGGCGGCGGTCGAGGCGGCCCGCGAGCACGACCCGAAGGTGGTCGTGGAGGCCGCGATCGAGGGCCGCGAGGTCGAGTGCGGCGTCCTGCAGGGCGTGGACGACGGCCCGCCCGAGGCGAGCCTGCCCGCCGAGGTGCTGATGGCGGGCGAGCACGACTTCTACGACTTCGAGACCAAGTACCTCGACGGCTCCACCTCGATGGCGGTCCCGCCGGACCTGCCGCCCGCCGCGATCGAGGAGGTCCGCCGCGTCGCCGTGCAGGCGTTCGAGGCGCTCGACTGCGAGGGCCTCGCCCGCGTCGACTTCTTCCACACGCCGGACGGCCGGTGGGTGCTCAACGAGATCAACACCATGCCGGGCTTCACCCCGGCGTCGGCGTTCCCGCAGATGTGGGCGGCGACCGGGCTGGACTACCCGGCGCTGGTCGACCGGCTCATCCAGACGGCGCTGAAGCGCTCGACCGGCCTGCGCTAG
- a CDS encoding beta-propeller domain-containing protein, translating into MRGRISVAAAVALLAAGCSGAPHSGTRPDPAPGVRLVAYAGCDALLDDLRRATVDRVGPNGLSDMPMLPADGNWALSKGGRLPAEAAAPQEYSATNAHEPGADEPDLVKTDGRRIVAVAGRRLHVVDPATREIAHTLDLPGLGRFDRAELLLSGDRALVLTNRTPAYAGDTPPPGYTGRAMRLTLVDLAGPPKIIGTMDSDVQYLDARQSGSTVRVVVRSEPRIDFPGGTGREDAIEENRVEVWKAPLDAWLPAFTLGDGRTYRAPCDQVSRPSSYKGSSMLTVLTLDLGKGLGDPQPIAVTADGSTVYGNGKSLYVTGMPPELFRWSTKKRPDPRTDIYKFDLSGPARPRYAASGSVKGFLLNQYAMSEHGGNLRLATTTDRNGAKSQSSVHVLAQHGARLDQVGRLDGLGKGERIHAVRFLGATAYVVTFRRTDPLYTVDLTDPRRPRRTGELKITGYSAYLHPAGGGRLLGVGQDAETSGRTTGLQVSLFDVSGAPRRIAAYTLPGATSQVEFDPHAFLYWPKSGLTVVPASRGADGTADAEALVLKVTGSSITRAGRIRQPGGIVRSLVIGDTLWTFSDDGARAAAMTALDEGTWLPYR; encoded by the coding sequence ATGCGGGGTCGAATCTCGGTAGCGGCCGCGGTGGCGCTCCTGGCGGCCGGCTGCTCCGGCGCGCCCCACTCCGGGACGCGGCCGGACCCGGCGCCGGGGGTGCGGCTCGTCGCCTACGCCGGCTGCGACGCGCTCCTCGACGATCTGCGCCGCGCCACCGTCGACCGGGTCGGCCCGAACGGGCTCAGCGACATGCCGATGCTGCCCGCGGACGGGAACTGGGCGCTGAGCAAGGGCGGCCGGCTGCCCGCCGAGGCCGCCGCGCCGCAGGAGTACTCGGCGACGAACGCCCACGAGCCGGGCGCGGACGAGCCCGACCTCGTCAAGACCGACGGCCGCCGGATCGTGGCGGTCGCCGGCCGGCGCCTCCACGTCGTCGACCCCGCCACCCGCGAGATCGCCCACACGCTGGACCTGCCGGGCCTCGGCCGGTTCGACCGCGCCGAACTGCTGCTCAGCGGCGACCGCGCGCTCGTGCTGACGAACCGCACGCCGGCCTATGCCGGCGACACACCGCCGCCCGGGTACACCGGCCGGGCCATGCGCCTCACGCTGGTCGACCTCGCCGGGCCACCCAAGATCATCGGGACGATGGACTCCGACGTCCAGTACCTGGACGCGCGGCAGAGCGGCTCGACGGTACGCGTCGTGGTGCGGTCGGAGCCGCGGATCGACTTCCCCGGCGGGACGGGCCGGGAGGACGCGATCGAGGAGAACCGGGTGGAGGTCTGGAAGGCCCCGCTCGACGCCTGGCTCCCGGCCTTCACCCTCGGCGACGGCAGGACGTACCGCGCGCCCTGCGACCAGGTCAGCCGACCGTCCTCGTACAAGGGCTCGTCGATGCTGACCGTGCTCACGCTGGATCTGGGCAAGGGCCTCGGTGACCCGCAGCCCATCGCCGTCACGGCGGACGGCTCCACCGTCTATGGCAACGGCAAGAGCCTGTACGTCACCGGCATGCCTCCGGAGCTGTTCAGGTGGTCGACCAAGAAGCGCCCCGATCCGCGTACCGACATCTACAAGTTCGACCTGAGCGGCCCCGCGCGTCCGCGCTACGCCGCGTCAGGGTCGGTCAAGGGGTTCCTGCTCAACCAGTACGCGATGTCCGAGCACGGCGGGAACCTCCGCCTCGCCACGACCACCGACCGGAACGGCGCGAAATCGCAGAGTTCGGTGCACGTCCTCGCCCAGCACGGCGCCCGCCTCGACCAGGTCGGACGGCTCGACGGGCTCGGCAAGGGCGAGCGGATCCACGCCGTCCGGTTCCTCGGCGCCACCGCCTACGTCGTGACGTTCCGGCGGACCGACCCGCTGTACACCGTGGACCTCACCGACCCCCGCCGCCCCCGCCGCACCGGCGAACTCAAGATCACCGGCTATTCGGCGTACCTGCACCCCGCGGGCGGCGGCAGGCTGCTCGGCGTCGGCCAGGACGCCGAGACGTCCGGCCGCACGACCGGCCTCCAGGTGTCCCTCTTCGACGTCTCCGGCGCGCCGCGCCGGATCGCCGCCTACACGCTGCCCGGCGCGACGTCCCAGGTCGAGTTCGACCCGCACGCGTTCCTGTACTGGCCGAAGTCGGGCCTGACCGTCGTCCCGGCGTCGCGGGGAGCCGACGGGACGGCGGACGCGGAGGCGCTCGTCCTCAAGGTGACCGGCTCGTCCATCACCCGGGCGGGCCGCATCCGGCAGCCGGGCGGCATCGTCCGCTCCCTCGTCATCGGCGACACCCTGTGGACGTTCTCCGACGACGGAGCCCGCGCGGCCGCCATGACCGCCCTCGACGAGGGCACCTGGCTCCCCTACCGCTAG
- a CDS encoding carboxymuconolactone decarboxylase family protein, whose amino-acid sequence MDERRERGLEMMRQVYGWEVGDGPGDFFGITVDHLFGDIWTRPGLSMRDRRLLLVGALAGQGLNDVLDIQIPAALGNGELSPAELREIGIFLTHYIGWPLGSRLSVQIDTLIAKHEKQQRKKKDE is encoded by the coding sequence ATGGATGAGCGGCGCGAGCGCGGGCTGGAGATGATGCGGCAGGTCTACGGCTGGGAGGTCGGGGACGGGCCGGGCGACTTCTTCGGCATCACCGTCGACCACCTGTTCGGCGACATCTGGACGCGGCCCGGGCTGAGCATGCGGGACCGGCGGCTGCTGCTCGTCGGCGCCCTCGCCGGGCAGGGGCTCAACGACGTCCTGGACATCCAGATCCCGGCGGCGCTCGGCAACGGCGAGCTGTCGCCGGCGGAGCTGCGCGAGATCGGCATCTTCCTGACCCACTACATCGGCTGGCCGCTCGGCTCGCGGCTGAGCGTGCAGATCGACACCCTCATCGCCAAGCACGAGAAGCAGCAGCGTAAGAAAAAGGACGAATAA
- a CDS encoding NAD(P)-dependent oxidoreductase: MTVAFIGLGQMGAPMAGHLAGAGLVVYDARPEAVAPLVKAGARAAGSVAEAAAHADLVSVMVRDDAQVREVGAEVLASARPGTVLAIHSTIRAATAEELAAQARRYSIDVVDAPVSGGFMGASAGTLAVMVGGTDEAFERCREPFGAWADLVLHMGPAGAGTRAKLARNMLHFISFTAAAEAQRLAEASGVSLRKLGRVVRHTDAITGGAGSIMLRPTTAPLEPGDDLYDILCHTRDLGEKDLSLALELADELGVDVPLARIARDRFGPGLGLPEGDSDG, translated from the coding sequence ATGACGGTCGCGTTCATCGGGCTCGGCCAGATGGGCGCGCCCATGGCCGGGCACCTGGCCGGCGCGGGCCTGGTCGTGTACGACGCGCGCCCGGAGGCGGTGGCGCCGCTGGTGAAGGCGGGCGCGCGGGCGGCCGGGAGCGTCGCCGAGGCCGCCGCGCACGCCGACCTGGTCTCGGTCATGGTGCGGGACGACGCGCAGGTGCGCGAGGTGGGCGCGGAGGTGCTCGCCTCGGCGCGGCCGGGCACGGTGCTGGCGATCCACTCGACGATCAGGGCGGCGACGGCCGAGGAGCTCGCGGCGCAGGCCCGGCGCTACTCGATCGACGTCGTGGACGCGCCGGTCAGCGGCGGGTTCATGGGGGCGAGCGCGGGCACCCTCGCGGTGATGGTCGGCGGGACGGACGAGGCGTTCGAGCGCTGCCGGGAGCCGTTCGGCGCGTGGGCGGACCTCGTCCTGCACATGGGGCCGGCGGGCGCGGGCACCCGCGCGAAGCTGGCCCGCAACATGCTGCACTTCATCTCCTTCACCGCCGCCGCCGAGGCGCAGCGGCTCGCGGAGGCGTCCGGGGTGTCGCTGCGCAAGCTCGGGCGGGTCGTCCGGCACACCGACGCGATCACCGGCGGCGCCGGCTCGATCATGCTGCGCCCGACGACCGCGCCGCTGGAGCCGGGCGACGACCTCTACGACATCCTGTGCCACACCCGGGACCTCGGCGAGAAGGACCTGTCGCTCGCCCTGGAACTGGCGGACGAGCTGGGAGTGGACGTCCCGCTCGCCCGGATCGCCCGCGACCGGTTCGGCCCCGGGCTCGGGCTGCCGGAGGGAGACAGCGATGGATGA
- a CDS encoding SDR family oxidoreductase, whose protein sequence is MRFEGKVAVVTGAAQGIGEAYARALAAEGAHVVVADVDERGQGVADDVKGLFVRTDVSDPASVEAMAAAAKERFGGIDHLVNNAAIFGTMKLDFLFTVDWDYYKKFMSVNMDGALLCARACYPHMQERGGGSIVNQSSTAAWQYSGFYGLAKVGVNGLTQQLAHELGSMNIRVNAIAPGPIDTEANRTVVPGNMSQKIVQDKMALKRMGSPEDLVGACLFLLSDDAAWITGQIVNVDGGEVFRS, encoded by the coding sequence GTGAGGTTCGAGGGAAAGGTCGCGGTGGTCACAGGGGCCGCGCAGGGCATCGGCGAGGCGTACGCGCGGGCACTGGCGGCGGAGGGCGCGCACGTCGTCGTCGCCGACGTGGACGAGCGCGGGCAGGGCGTGGCCGACGACGTCAAGGGCCTGTTCGTCCGGACGGACGTGTCCGACCCCGCGTCGGTGGAGGCCATGGCGGCGGCCGCGAAGGAGCGGTTCGGCGGGATCGACCACCTCGTCAACAACGCCGCCATCTTCGGGACGATGAAGCTGGACTTCCTCTTCACGGTCGACTGGGACTACTACAAGAAGTTCATGTCCGTGAACATGGACGGTGCGCTGCTGTGCGCGCGCGCCTGCTATCCCCACATGCAGGAGCGCGGCGGCGGCTCGATCGTCAACCAGTCGTCCACGGCGGCGTGGCAGTACTCCGGCTTCTACGGGCTGGCGAAGGTCGGCGTCAACGGGCTGACGCAGCAGCTCGCGCACGAGCTGGGCAGCATGAACATCCGCGTCAACGCGATCGCCCCCGGGCCGATCGACACCGAGGCCAACCGGACGGTCGTGCCCGGCAACATGTCGCAGAAGATCGTCCAGGACAAGATGGCGCTCAAGCGCATGGGCTCCCCCGAGGACCTCGTCGGCGCCTGCCTGTTCCTGCTGTCCGACGACGCCGCCTGGATCACCGGGCAGATCGTCAATGTGGACGGCGGCGAGGTGTTCCGCTCATGA
- a CDS encoding aldehyde dehydrogenase gives MSRTTDRLLLLDGRLVPGTGGAFETINPATEEVLGTAADATAADMDRAIGAARRAFDETAWSTDHAFRARCLNQLRDGLKRRADELRDLTIREVGAPRFLTFGAQLDAPVDDLGWFAGLVESYEWERDLGRAEPMGMASHRRVRREAAGVVGAVTPWNFPHQINLAKLGPALAAGNTVVLKPAPDTPWCAAVLGEVIAEETDIPAGVVNVVTSSDHGLGAQLTRDPRVDLVSFTGSTATGREVMASAAGTLKRVFLELGGKSAFIVLDDADLRAACSYAAFSGVAHAGQGCAITTRILVPRERYAEAAEITAGTLAKLGVGDPQDDRTICGPVISAKQRERIEGYLELAVEEGGAFACGGGRPEGRDKGFWIEPTLITGLPNEARAAREEIFGPVLVLLPHDGDDDAVRVANDSPYGLSGAVHGGDVERARTVARRLRTGTVSVNGGVWYSADVPFGGYKQSGIGREMGVAGFEEYLETKAIAEGL, from the coding sequence GTGTCCAGAACAACCGATCGCTTGCTTCTGCTGGACGGGCGGCTCGTCCCCGGGACGGGCGGCGCCTTCGAGACGATCAACCCCGCGACCGAGGAGGTGCTCGGCACCGCCGCCGACGCCACCGCAGCCGACATGGACCGCGCGATCGGCGCCGCCCGCCGCGCGTTCGACGAGACCGCCTGGTCGACCGACCACGCGTTCCGGGCGCGCTGCCTGAACCAGCTCCGGGACGGCCTGAAGCGGCGCGCCGACGAGCTGCGCGACCTGACGATCCGGGAGGTGGGCGCGCCCCGCTTCCTGACGTTCGGCGCCCAGCTCGACGCGCCCGTCGACGACCTGGGCTGGTTCGCCGGCCTCGTGGAGTCCTACGAGTGGGAACGCGACCTCGGCCGGGCCGAGCCGATGGGGATGGCCAGCCACCGGCGGGTGCGCCGGGAGGCGGCGGGCGTCGTCGGCGCCGTCACCCCGTGGAACTTCCCGCACCAGATCAACCTGGCCAAGCTGGGCCCGGCGCTCGCGGCGGGGAACACGGTGGTGCTGAAGCCCGCGCCCGACACCCCGTGGTGCGCGGCGGTGCTCGGCGAGGTCATCGCGGAGGAGACCGACATCCCGGCGGGCGTCGTCAACGTGGTGACGTCGTCCGACCACGGGCTCGGCGCCCAGCTGACGCGGGACCCGCGCGTCGACCTGGTGTCGTTCACCGGCTCCACCGCGACCGGCCGGGAGGTGATGGCGAGCGCGGCCGGCACGCTCAAGCGGGTCTTCCTGGAGCTCGGCGGCAAGTCGGCGTTCATCGTGCTGGACGACGCCGACCTGCGGGCGGCGTGCTCGTACGCGGCGTTCTCCGGGGTCGCGCACGCCGGGCAGGGGTGCGCGATCACCACCCGGATCCTCGTCCCGCGCGAGCGCTACGCGGAGGCCGCCGAGATCACGGCGGGGACGCTGGCCAAGCTCGGCGTCGGCGACCCGCAGGACGACCGGACGATCTGCGGCCCGGTGATCTCCGCGAAGCAGCGCGAGCGGATCGAGGGCTACCTGGAGCTCGCGGTCGAGGAGGGCGGCGCGTTCGCGTGCGGCGGCGGGCGCCCGGAGGGCCGCGACAAGGGGTTCTGGATCGAGCCGACGCTGATCACCGGCCTGCCGAACGAGGCCCGCGCGGCGCGGGAGGAGATCTTCGGCCCGGTGCTGGTCCTGCTGCCGCACGACGGCGACGACGACGCGGTGCGGGTCGCCAACGACTCGCCCTACGGGCTGTCGGGCGCGGTGCACGGCGGTGACGTGGAGCGGGCGCGCACGGTCGCGCGGCGGCTGCGCACCGGGACGGTCAGCGTGAACGGCGGTGTCTGGTACAGCGCGGACGTCCCGTTCGGCGGCTACAAGCAGTCGGGCATCGGCCGCGAGATGGGCGTGGCCGGGTTCGAGGAGTACCTGGAGACCAAGGCGATCGCGGAGGGCTTGTGA
- a CDS encoding SDR family NAD(P)-dependent oxidoreductase has product MGKLDGRTALVTGAGRGIGREIALKLAADGARVVVNDLDDGPAAETAKEVEARGGAAVACPGSVTDAAFAGRFTAAAVDAFGGIDIIVNNAGYTWDSVVQKMTDEQWAAILDVHLTAPFRILRAAQPVIAAAVRREREAGGPVACRKVVNISSVAGLGGNAGQVNYAAAKAGVTGMTKTLAKEWGRYNVTVNTVAFGFIRTRLTEAAAGRGGTIDVGGRDIRVGVNPELLAAAERMIPLGRTGTPEEAAGAVHLLCMPESDYVSGQTLVCGGGLSL; this is encoded by the coding sequence ATGGGAAAGCTGGACGGACGCACCGCGCTGGTGACCGGAGCCGGACGCGGGATCGGCCGCGAGATCGCGCTCAAACTGGCCGCCGACGGGGCCCGCGTCGTGGTCAACGACCTCGACGACGGGCCGGCCGCGGAGACGGCCAAGGAGGTGGAGGCGCGCGGGGGCGCCGCGGTCGCCTGCCCCGGCAGCGTCACCGACGCCGCCTTCGCCGGGCGGTTCACGGCCGCGGCCGTCGACGCCTTCGGCGGAATCGACATCATCGTCAACAACGCCGGCTACACGTGGGACTCGGTCGTCCAGAAGATGACCGACGAGCAGTGGGCCGCGATCCTCGACGTGCACCTGACCGCGCCCTTCCGCATCCTGCGCGCGGCCCAGCCGGTCATCGCCGCGGCGGTGCGCCGGGAGCGGGAGGCCGGGGGGCCGGTCGCCTGCCGCAAGGTCGTCAACATCTCGTCGGTCGCCGGTCTCGGCGGCAACGCCGGGCAGGTCAACTACGCGGCGGCGAAGGCGGGCGTCACCGGGATGACCAAGACGCTCGCCAAGGAATGGGGCCGGTACAACGTCACGGTCAACACCGTGGCGTTCGGCTTCATCCGCACCCGGCTGACCGAGGCGGCCGCCGGCCGGGGCGGCACCATCGACGTCGGGGGCCGCGACATCAGGGTCGGCGTCAACCCGGAGCTGCTGGCGGCGGCGGAGCGGATGATCCCGCTCGGCCGCACCGGCACGCCCGAGGAGGCCGCCGGCGCGGTCCACCTGCTCTGCATGCCCGAGTCCGACTACGTCAGCGGCCAGACCCTCGTCTGCGGCGGCGGGCTGAGCCTGTGA
- a CDS encoding AraC family transcriptional regulator — MSRSALPGDVARRLVAIGERQGLDGASLLRRAGLPANAADPYGGAVTVSQVSELTQELWLLTGDELFGLGPPVRLGAFQLMMRSVIHVPDLRAALRRLAEAGEVLGTPRLRVTVGDALVEVEIDVSALDDPDHLGGELLATLIHRVLGWLAGRRIVLRELRLPWPSPASAADYEVVFGRHPEFDAAGLVLAFDRALLTAPLVRDERQLADYLADQPNVWFVTRDYGSSTADQVRSILERGLSGDWPVPDEIAARLSVSTQHLRRLLRAEQTSIGQLKEDLLREVAVASLTRGEESVEELARRLGFSEASAFRRAFRRWTGRPPGAYRPGDGRPRAGGR; from the coding sequence GTGAGCAGGTCGGCACTACCGGGGGACGTGGCCCGGCGGCTGGTGGCGATCGGGGAGCGGCAGGGCCTGGACGGGGCGTCGCTGCTGCGGCGCGCGGGGCTGCCCGCGAACGCCGCGGACCCGTACGGCGGCGCCGTGACGGTCTCCCAGGTGTCGGAGCTGACGCAGGAGCTGTGGCTGCTGACCGGGGACGAGCTGTTCGGGCTGGGGCCGCCCGTGCGCCTCGGCGCGTTCCAGCTCATGATGCGCTCGGTGATCCACGTCCCGGACCTGCGGGCCGCGCTGCGGCGGCTGGCCGAGGCCGGCGAGGTGCTCGGAACGCCCCGGCTGCGCGTGACCGTCGGCGACGCCCTCGTGGAGGTGGAGATCGACGTCAGCGCGCTGGACGACCCCGACCATCTGGGCGGCGAACTCCTCGCCACGCTGATCCACCGGGTCCTCGGCTGGCTCGCCGGGCGGCGGATCGTCCTGCGCGAGCTGCGCCTGCCGTGGCCGTCGCCCGCCAGCGCCGCCGACTACGAGGTCGTGTTCGGCCGGCACCCGGAGTTCGACGCCGCCGGGCTGGTGCTGGCCTTCGACCGGGCGCTGCTGACGGCGCCGCTGGTGCGGGACGAGCGGCAGCTCGCCGACTACCTGGCCGACCAGCCGAACGTCTGGTTCGTGACCCGCGACTACGGGTCCTCCACCGCCGACCAGGTGCGCAGCATCCTGGAGCGCGGGCTGAGCGGGGACTGGCCGGTGCCCGACGAGATCGCCGCGCGGCTCAGCGTCAGCACCCAGCACCTGCGCAGGCTGCTGCGGGCCGAGCAGACCTCGATCGGCCAGCTCAAGGAGGACCTGCTGCGCGAGGTCGCCGTCGCCAGCCTCACCCGCGGCGAGGAGTCGGTCGAAGAGCTGGCGAGGCGGCTCGGGTTCTCCGAGGCGAGCGCGTTCCGGCGCGCGTTCCGCCGGTGGACCGGGCGGCCGCCGGGCGCCTACCGGCCCGGGGACGGCCGCCCGCGCGCGGGCGGCCGGTGA
- a CDS encoding long-chain fatty acid--CoA ligase: MDARDEPLSARSLADLFQRTAAARPGEVALRASDGSVELTWREYAERVRRIAGGLASLGVRRGDTVALMLTNRPEFHLADTAALHLGATPFSVYNTSPPAQIAHLFANAGNRVVVTERQWVPAVRAASEAVGGALEHIVCVDGAPEGTLPLAELEARRPAAFDFDAAWRAVDPADLATLIYTSGTTGPPKGVEVEHRAILACLRDGLALPHVGAGARAGRMVSYLPDAHVANRYFSHYLAMAAGSSITTVADLKAVAQALPAVRPTVFLGVPAFWYKTQAAVTQAIGARTGVRRHAAEWAMGVARLAAERQAAGRPLPARLAARRAVADRLVLRPIRARIGLDEAAAVITGSAPIAAETVRFFQSLGIELCEGWAMSESSAAGTINRPGAIRPGTVGRPMRDVEVRVAADGELLLRGPALMRGYRGDPERTAEAIGADGWLRTGDVGTVDADGYVTIVDRKKDLIVNSAGKNMSPANIENAVLACCPQAASVVVVGDRRPYVVALIVLDPAAAHGLAGDTEVRAAVGAGVARANATLSRVEQIKDFAVLPGPWAPGGAELTPTGKLRRREIAERYAAEIEALYERGRRPDRAR; this comes from the coding sequence ATGGACGCCAGAGACGAACCACTGTCGGCGCGGAGCCTCGCCGACCTCTTCCAGCGCACGGCCGCCGCGCGGCCCGGCGAGGTCGCCCTGCGCGCCTCGGACGGCAGCGTGGAGCTCACCTGGCGCGAGTACGCCGAGCGCGTGCGCCGGATCGCCGGCGGCCTCGCCTCGCTCGGCGTCCGCCGCGGGGACACCGTGGCGCTCATGCTCACCAACCGGCCGGAGTTCCATCTCGCGGACACGGCGGCGCTGCATCTCGGCGCGACGCCCTTCTCGGTCTACAACACCAGCCCGCCGGCGCAGATCGCGCACCTGTTCGCCAACGCGGGCAACCGGGTGGTGGTGACCGAGCGGCAGTGGGTGCCGGCGGTCCGCGCGGCGAGCGAGGCGGTGGGCGGGGCGCTGGAGCACATCGTCTGCGTCGACGGCGCGCCCGAGGGCACCCTGCCGCTGGCCGAACTGGAGGCGCGGCGGCCGGCGGCATTCGACTTCGACGCCGCCTGGCGGGCGGTGGACCCCGCCGACCTCGCCACCCTGATCTACACCTCCGGGACGACGGGGCCGCCCAAGGGCGTCGAGGTGGAGCACCGCGCGATCCTCGCCTGCCTGCGCGACGGCCTCGCGCTCCCCCACGTGGGCGCGGGCGCGCGCGCCGGGCGCATGGTCTCCTACCTTCCGGACGCCCACGTGGCCAACCGGTACTTCAGCCACTACCTCGCGATGGCCGCCGGCTCCTCGATCACCACCGTGGCCGACCTGAAGGCCGTGGCGCAGGCGCTGCCCGCCGTCCGGCCGACCGTCTTCCTCGGCGTCCCGGCCTTCTGGTACAAGACCCAGGCCGCGGTCACCCAGGCGATCGGCGCGCGGACCGGCGTGCGCCGGCACGCCGCCGAATGGGCCATGGGCGTCGCCCGCCTGGCCGCGGAGCGGCAGGCCGCCGGCCGCCCGCTGCCGGCCCGCCTGGCGGCCCGGCGGGCCGTCGCGGACCGGCTGGTGCTGCGGCCGATCCGGGCCCGGATCGGCCTGGACGAGGCGGCCGCCGTCATCACCGGCTCCGCCCCGATCGCCGCCGAGACCGTCCGGTTCTTCCAGTCGCTCGGCATCGAGCTGTGCGAGGGGTGGGCGATGTCGGAGTCGTCCGCCGCCGGGACGATCAACCGGCCGGGCGCGATCCGGCCGGGGACGGTCGGCCGCCCGATGCGGGACGTCGAGGTGCGGGTGGCGGCCGACGGGGAGCTGCTGCTGCGCGGGCCGGCGCTCATGCGCGGCTACCGCGGCGACCCGGAGCGGACGGCCGAGGCGATCGGCGCGGACGGCTGGCTGCGCACCGGCGACGTGGGCACGGTCGACGCCGACGGGTACGTCACGATCGTCGACCGCAAGAAGGACCTGATCGTCAACTCCGCGGGCAAGAACATGTCGCCGGCGAACATCGAGAACGCCGTGCTCGCCTGCTGCCCGCAGGCCGCGTCCGTCGTCGTGGTGGGCGATCGCCGCCCGTACGTGGTGGCGCTGATCGTCCTCGACCCGGCCGCCGCGCACGGCCTCGCCGGCGACACCGAGGTGCGCGCGGCCGTCGGGGCGGGCGTCGCGCGGGCGAACGCGACGCTGTCACGGGTCGAGCAGATCAAGGACTTCGCGGTCCTGCCCGGCCCGTGGGCGCCGGGCGGCGCGGAGCTGACCCCGACCGGCAAGCTGCGGCGGCGGGAGATCGCCGAGCGGTACGCGGCGGAGATCGAGGCGCTCTACGAGCGCGGGCGGCGGCCGGACCGGGCCCGCTGA
- a CDS encoding TetR/AcrR family transcriptional regulator, with translation MSGNQELTTEPTRRRLTERQADTVRRLTDAAVVEVGETGYEGLTVRNVARRAGVAPATAYTYFASKNHLITEVFWRRLSALPPVEADGALLERVVEVLRDIALLVSDEPELAAACTTALLGTDPDVRELRVRIGVAIRERLRAALRDHDDPKILGALELAYTGALVHAGMGYTSYARMADRLAEMAELILPEPPRVR, from the coding sequence GTGTCCGGAAACCAGGAGCTGACGACCGAGCCCACCCGCCGCCGCCTCACCGAGCGGCAGGCCGACACGGTGCGGCGGCTGACCGACGCCGCCGTGGTGGAGGTCGGCGAGACCGGCTACGAGGGGCTGACCGTCCGCAACGTGGCCAGGCGCGCCGGGGTCGCCCCCGCGACCGCCTACACCTACTTCGCCTCCAAGAACCATCTCATCACCGAGGTGTTCTGGCGGCGGCTCAGCGCGCTGCCGCCGGTGGAGGCCGACGGCGCGCTGCTCGAACGCGTGGTGGAGGTGCTGCGCGACATCGCCCTGCTGGTGTCGGACGAGCCGGAGCTGGCGGCCGCGTGCACCACCGCGCTGCTCGGCACCGACCCCGACGTCCGGGAACTGCGGGTGCGGATCGGCGTCGCGATCCGCGAGCGGCTGCGGGCCGCGCTCCGCGACCACGACGATCCCAAGATCCTCGGTGCGCTGGAGCTGGCCTACACCGGCGCGCTCGTGCACGCGGGCATGGGCTACACGTCCTACGCCCGCATGGCCGACCGGCTCGCCGAGATGGCAGAGCTCATCCTGCCCGAACCCCCCCGAGTGAGGTGA